Sequence from the Brevundimonas sp. SGAir0440 genome:
GGTGCGGCGCGTGAAGTGTCGATCGTCGTCAACGGCCAGAAATACGCCTTCGAGGCGGCCGAGAACGGCCTGGCGATCGAGGGCCTGCCCGCCGCGTCGCCGCTGCCGGCCGTGCTGCCGACCGGCGAATACAAGATCGACGCGACCCGCGACATGGCGGGCGTGAACGTCTTCTATCTGGCGGTGTCCTTCATCATCATGGGCGTCGGCTTCCTGAAGCCCAACATCTCGACCATTGTCGGGCAGCTCTATCCGCAGGGCGATCCGCGGCGGGACTCCGGCTTCACCCTCTACTACTACGGCATCAACCTCGGCGCCTTCTGGGCGGCGGTGCTGTGCGGCCTTTTGGGTCAGACCGTCGGCTGGTGGGCAGGCTTTGGTCTGGCTGGCGTCGGCATGGCGCTGGGGTGGATCGTGTTCGTGCTGGGCAAACCCCTGCTGCAAGGCAAGGGCGAGCCTCCGGCCGAAGCCAATCTGAGCAAGCCCATGCTGGGTCCGATCAACCGAGAATGGTCGATCTACCTGCTCAGCATCCTGGGCGTCGGCGTCGTCTGGTTCATGGTTCAGCGCAACGCCCTGGTGGGTTGGGTCCTGGGCGCCGCCACCGTCGCGTCGCTGCTGTTCATCCTCTACGTCATCGTCAAGGTTTGCGAGAACAAGGCGCAGCGCGAGCGGATGATGCTGGCCTTGGTGCTGATCTTCGGCTCGGTCGTCTTCTTCACCCTGTTCGAACAGGCCGGCACCTCGCTGAACCTGTTCGCCGACCGCAACGTCGATCTCAGCATCACCCCGCAGGCGTTCCAGCTGCTGGGCGTCACCGTCGGCACCCCGGCCCAGATCGCCGCCGCCGGTCTCAGCACGTCGGGTCCCTGGATCGACGCCACCATCACGGCGGCCCAGACCCAGTCGTTCAATGCGGGCTTCATCCTGATCTTCGCACCGATCATGGCCGCGCTCTGGGCCTTCCTCGGCAAGCGCAACCTGGACCCCAACCCCACGCTGAAGTTCGGCCTCGGCCTGCTTCAGGTCGGACTGGGCTTCATGATCGTGGTGTGGGGCGCCGGCATGGCCAACTCGGCCTTCCAGATGCCGCTGCTCCTGCTGGGTCTGCTCTATCTGTTCCACACCACCGGCGAGCTGTTCCTGTCGCCGGTGGGCCTGTCGGAAATCACCAAACTGTCCGTCGCCAAGGTGGTCAGCTTCATGATGGCCGTGTGGTTCCTGGCCAGCTCCATCGCCCAATATGTCGGCGGCTGGATCGCCGGCCTGGCGGGCACGGAGACGGTCGGCGGCCAGGTGCTGAACCCGGGCCTTGCGCTGCAGACCTCGCTTGAAGTGTTCAAGCTGCTGGGCCTGTGGGGCATGGGCATCGGCGTGGCATTCATCGTCGTCAGCCACTTCATCAAGGGCTGGTCGCACGGCGCCAACGACGGTGATGATCACCCTGGCCCTGTGCTAAACGATCGCGGTCAGGAAGACGGCAACGTCGCCCGTCCTGCGGCCTCGACGCCCAGCCACTGATCGACGCCTGATCAAGGAAAAGCCCCGGCGGAGCGATCCGCCGGGGCTTTTTGCTGCGTGGACCTAGGCCTCAGAAGGTCTTGCGGACCCGCAACGAGACGAAGGTGCGCGGGTCGATGGAGCGCTCCTCGACGAAGGCGACCGTGCGCGGATTGCGCGTGGCGTAAACCGTGCGCTGCTGGGTGAAGTCGTCCCACAGGTTCAGCTGGGCGCGCAGCGACAGGGTCGGGCTGGGCTTGTATTCGACAAAGGCCTCCAGATAGTCCGCGCCGCGCCAGGCGAAGGTCTGGTCGGGGTCATAGGTCGCCTGGCCCAGACGCGGCAGCCAGTTGATCCCCCACTGGGTCTTCCACGAAGTGATGTCCTGCTGGAAGCCGACATTGGCCTGGCTGGGGCGCACGCCCGAGATGCGGCGGTCCTCGCCCGTGGTCGGGTCGGTGACGCTGGTCTTGTTCCAGTCGTTTTGGAAGGTGAAGCGGGCGCCCGAAATCCCGACCTTGTCCAGCGGCACCACCACGTTCAGCGACAGCTGATCCAGCGTTCCGTCGCCGATGTTGCCGGTCGCCGACAGGCCGCCGGGCAGGGGCAGGCGGTCGATCACATCGATGATGCGGTCGTGGCGATAGCCGATCGAGACCACGCCCTCGCCCCAGAAGCGGCGCTCATAGGACAGCTCGGAAATCCAGCGCTGTTCCGGCTCCAGATCGACATTGCCGCCGAACACCGTGCCGTCGCTCAGCTCAGCCGAAGCGGCGAAGTCGCCGAAGTCCAGCTGCCCCAGTTCGCGCTCGAAGCGGAAGCGCAGCTGATTGTTCGCCATCGGGGTCCAGGTCGCCAGCACGCGCGGCTTGGCGAAGAAGAAGCTCTTTTCCTGGTCCGCATCGCCCGACTGGCTGATGGTGGAGGCTTCCAGGCGCACGCCGCCTTCCAGCGTCAGCTTCGGATTGATCCGCCAGGTCGCCTTGCTGAAGGCTTCGCCGCGCGTCTCCTCGACCTTGACCGAGGCGCTGGGCAGGGGAACGCCGACGCCGCCAATGGTGAAGGCCTGGTTCACGTCCAGCATATTGTAGGCGATCTCGGCGCCGGCCTCGATTGTCAGGGCGGGCGAGCGTTCGTGACGCACCAGGGCGCGCAGGATGGATTCCGACGAGTCGCCGTCGGATTTGAACTGCTGCTCCGGCGCCGCCGTCCCGTTGAGCGTCTCGTTGCTGCCCGACACGCTGTCGAAGCTTGAGAACTCGTGGATCAGACGCGTCTCCAGGGTCCAGCGCGGGTTCAGGGTGCGGGTCCACGTCAGGCCCAGCTCGCCGGAATCGCCGTCTTCGGCATAGTCGCTGCGGCGCAGGGATGTGGGCGACGAAAGCTCGGTCCAGTTCTGATAGTCGTTCAGACCATAGCGGGCGGTGCCTTCCAGCTTTCCGCCGAACACCGGGCCGGTGTAGTTGCCGCGAATGCTCTGACCGCCGCCCCAGCCGTCGTTTTCAAAACGCTCGTCGCGGATGACGTCGCCGGCGGCGTTGCGACGGATCGACCGGCCGACGCCGTTGGAATCGCTGGATCCCATGCCGTCCGACAGGGTCACGCCCCAGCTGCGATCGCCCTTGTTCTGCGTGAACTGATAGGAGCCGCCATAGATGTCATGGCCGCCTTCGAACAGCATGGCGTTCCAGGTCAGGATCGACTGGCGGCTGTCGGTCGTCTTCAGGATGACGTTCACGACGACGGAATAGCCCTGCATGTCGATACCCGGCGCGCCGCCCCGGATCAGTTCGATGCGCTCGACCTGATTGGCCAGGGTCCGGCCCAGGACGTTCGAACCCGAGTCGTTCTTTGAGGCGGGGCGGTTGTTGTTGATCAGCACATTGCCGACTGCCCCTTCGAAACCGCGCGCGCCCGATCCGTTGTCGATGGAGAAGCCGGGGACCCGGTTGACCATGTCGAGCGCCGTATTGGGGCGCTGGGCGGCGAAGAAGTCCGGCGTGAAGACCAGCACGCCGCGCTGGCTGGCGTCGGCCAGGGGCGCCTGGCTGGTCGGGCCGGTCGGCACCGGGGCCTCGGCGACTTGGGGCTTGTCTGCGTTGGAGGCGTCGGCGGCGAATGCGGCGCCGGCGGTGAAAAGCAGGGCGGTGCTGGCCAGCAGCAGAGTCTTTGTCATTGATCTTCCCCTCGGGTGTTGGCGAGAGGTGTGCCGATCCGGCGCGTTTATCTCCAGTTACAAGGCCGCAAGGTGGATTAAATCGACGACATCATTACAGCGATTTCATTACACCAGCGACAGTAATGAAGTTTACAGCGATGTAATGATCGGACGCTCATCTTCTCTATTGCTTTTAGTTGGCGCGATGACGCTGACGACCGCGCCTGCCGTCGCGCAGGATGCGCCTTCGGACGCCGTCGAGGATATCGTCGTCACCGCCCGCCGGATCGAGGCGCCGATGTGGGAAGTGCGGCGCGGCGACAGCGTCCTGATCCTCGTGGGATCGATCGACGGTTTGCCCAGAAAGATGGAGTGGCGCACGGATGCACTCATCTCTGCGGTTGATCGTGCCGACCGCGTTCTGTTTCCGGTCGAGGGGCGGGCGTCGCTGGCCGATGTGGGCCGGCTGATCTGGCGGTTTCGGACGCTCACCCGGTTGCCGAACGGGCGCACCAGCGCCGACTATCTGTCCCCGGACCTTGAGGCCCGGGTCGAAAGCCTGACAGGCGAAGGCCCGACCCGCGACAGCATGCTGATCCTGTCGGGCGATCTGATGGAGCTGGGCGGTTACAGCAGCGGAGGGCGTCCGGTGTCCGGCCTGGTCCGTCAGGCGACGCGCGCCAATCGCACGCCCGCTGAACCCGTCGGCATCTTCAGAGGGGACGAGCTGATCGAAAAGGTTCTGACGACGCCGCCGGAACGCTATCTCGACTGTATCGACGCTGCGGCGACGGCGGCGGAGGCTGGGGTCGAGGCGGGCGCGCAACGTGCGGAGAACTGGCGTCTGCGCCGGATTCCCGCGGTATTGGACTCGCCCCTGGAAAAGGCGGCGACGGCCTGTTCCTACTGGTCGGTGATGGCCCAGGCGGACGATCTGCGTCGGATATGGAATACGGCGGTGGACAAGGCGCTGACCGAGGTCGGGGTCACCGTTGCTATCGCCCCCTTGCGGCTATTGGCTGAGCCAAACGGCGTGCTGGATCGGCTGGAGGCGGAGGGGCTGGAACCCATCGGTCCCGAATGGCGCCCCTCCGCCCCCGCTCAATCCGCGCGCTAAAGCTTACTTGCGTTCCGGAACGGCGTCGCGGGCGGCTTCGCCGATGTTGTCGGCGGCGTTGCCGACGCTTTCGGCTGCGCCGGCGATGGCGTTGTCCTTCACAGCGTCGCTGCGGTTCATGTTCATCAGGAAGTAGCCGATCACCAGCACGGCCAGCAGGCCGACGATCAGGGCGACGATGGCGCCCATGCCGCTGCCGCGACGCTCGACGACGGTGGTGGGCGCCGCGCTGGTTTCAGTGATGCGTTCGACCCGGCCATCGGGATGTTGGACTTCGCGTTCGGTAGGCATGGTGGTTCCTCTCCAGTGTGGCGGGGAAACACCCTTTGCAGCGATACGGTTCCGCTCGCTCAGACGGCGGTGCCGCCGACCGTCAGGCCGCCGATCTTGAGGCTGGGCTGGCCGATGCCGACGGGCACGCCCTGTCCGGCCTTGCCGCAGACGCCGACGCCCGGATCGAAGGCGAAGTCGTCGCCGACCATCTGGATCTTGGTCAGGGCCGTGGCCCCGTCGCCGATCAGGGTCGCGCCGCGCACCGGGGCGGTGATCACCCCGTCCTCGATCAGATAGGCCTCGTTGCACTGGAACACGAACTTGCCGTTTGTGATGTCCACCTGACCGCCCGAGAAGTTGGCGGCGTAGAGGCCGCGCTTCGTATTGGCGATCATGTCGGCCTTGGAGTCCCGGCCGCCCTCCATGAAGGTGTTGGTCATGCGCGGCATGGGCATGTGGGCGAAGGACTGGCGCCGGCCGTTGCCGGTCGCGGCGACGCCCAGTTGCCGCGCCGACAGCCGGTCGTGCATCAACCCGACCATGATCCCGTCCTCGATCAGCACGGTGCGCGAGGTGGGCGTGCCCTCGTCGTCGACCGACAGCGAACCGCGCCGTCCGGCGATCGAGCCGTCATCGACCACGGTGACGCCGGGGGCGGCGACCCGCTGGCCCATCATGCCGTTGAAGACCGACGAGCCCTTACGGTGGAAGTCGCCCTCGAAGCCGTGGCCGATGGCCTCATGCAGCAGCACGCCGGGCCAGCCGGCGCCCAGGACCACGTCCATCTCGCCCGCCGGACAGTCGACGGCGTCCAGATTGACTAGAGCCTGACGCAGGGCCTCGTCCACCTGGGCCTGCCAGCGTTCGGGCGCGACCCAGGCTTCAAACCCGGCCCGGCCGCCGGCGCCGGACGAGGCGCTCTCGCGCTTGCCGTTCTGCTCCACGGTGACCGAGACGTTCAGCCGGACAAGCGGGCGAACATCGCGCACCGCCCGCTCGTCGGCGCGCAGGATCTCGATGGCGCGACGTTCGCCGATCAGGGAGGCGGACACCTGAACCACGCGCGGATCACGGGCGCGCGCCCAGGCGTCGATCTCGGCCAGCAGGGCGATCTTGTCGGAAAAGGCGGGCGAGGCGAGCGGATCGACCTCGCCATACAGTTTCTGATTGGTGGCGCGCGGCCCCTCGGCAACCCGCGCCTCATGCCCCTGCTTGGCCAGGGCCGCGCTGTCGGCGGCGCGACGCAGGGCGGCGGCCGAGATCTCGTTGGCGTGGGCGTAACCGGCCGTCTCGCCCGCCACGACCCGCAGGCCGAAGCCCTCGGTGGCGTCATAGGCGGCGGACTTCAGCCGACCGTCGTCGAACACCAGGCTCTCGCTCTCGGACCGCTCCAGGAACAGTTCGCCGTCGTCGGCGCCGGCCAGGGCCGTTTTCAGGATCGACAGAGCTTCATCGGTATCGACGCCGGCGGCGTCGAGGATGGGCGGCGGGGAGGCGTGAACGGTCATGGCCTTTAGGTAGGGGCTGAAGGCCGTTTCGTCACCTGCCCCGGCGCGCGAAACCGCCGATCAGTCCAGCGGCTGGGGCCGCGTCACCACCGGACCGTCGAGGTCGCTGCTCGACGGGCGTGCCGCGGTCGGGGCGGGCGTCGGGGCCGTCGGCACGATCACCAGCGGCTCGGTCGTGACCGTCGGCGCCGGCGTGGACGGCGTCGGGGTGGTGGTCGTGGGCGCACGCGTCGTCGGTTGCGTCGTTGCGGCCGGCGTCTGGTTCTGGGCCGGGGTCTGCGTGCGGGGCGCGGCCGTCGTCGCGCGCGGCGTCGTCGTTGCCGGCGCAGAAGCGGCAGGCGCGGGCGTCGTCGCTGTGATCGTCGTGGCGGGGGCGGGCTGTTCGGTCGCGACGACGGGTGCGGCGTCGGCAGGAGTCGTATCGGCCGGCGGGGCGGTCAGAGGTGCATCGGCGGTGACGGCAGGCGTGGGTGTCGCCGGGGTCGAGGCGGGACGCATTGCGAACCACAGGCCCCCTCCGGCGACCAGCAGGGCGACCACCCCGACCCCGACATAGAGCGGCAGGCGCGAGGTCTTGGCGGGCGCACGGGCGAAGCTGGGCGTGAGCGGCGCAGCGGCCGGTGAAACAGCGGGTCTGGCCGCGACCGCTGGGGCGGCGGCGACAGGCTCGGCCGCGACCGGCTTCGGCGCAGGGGCCGGCGTCGCCTCGAGCGCGGGCAGGGGGCGTACGGTCAGATCGGGTTGAACGGCCGGCGCCGGCTGCGGCCTGGGCTGCGGCGGCGTTGGAGCCTGGGGTTGGGGCTGGGCTTGGGCCGGGCGCGCCGTCGGGATCAGCGAACCGCCCAGGATGCTTGCCCCCTGCGGACGGGGCGTGGGACGCGGGGCGGGATTCGCGGGCGTCGTCTGACCCTTGGCCGGCGCGACGCCGGAGGCCAGGCTCTGGGTGTGGATCGAGGCCTGCTGCTGTTGCGCCGTGGGCTTGCGCGGCGGCGGATTGGGAATGCGGTCCAGCGGATTGGGCGCGACCGGCACCGGCCCGACGTGGAAAGTCGTCGCGGGCATACGCCCCCAGGTCACCGGCTTGCGGGCGAAGGGCTGGGGCGGGGTCTTCTGGTCGTCGGACATGGTCTTCTCAATCGCTGGCGATCTGGCCCGTTTCGTGACGGATCAGTTCTTGAGCCGGTAGCCGGTCTTGAACATCCACATGACGATGCCCAGGCAGACGGCGAAGAAGCCCAGGGTGGCGGCGACGCTGACGCCGATGGCCACATCCCCCTGACCATAGAAGGCCCAGCGGAAGCCCGAGATCAGATAGACCACAGGGTTAAACAGGGTCACCGTGCGCCAGCCGTCCGGCAGCATGTCGATGGAATAGAAGGCGCCGCCTAGGAAGGTTAGGGGCGTCACGACCAGCATCGGGATCATCTGAAGCTGCTCGAACCCATTGGCCCAGACTCCGATGATGAAGCCGAACAGGCTGAAGGTCACCGAAATCAGGATCAAAAAGGCCATCATCCAGACCGGATGCAGGATCTGCAGCGGCACGAAGAAGGCCGCCGTCGCCAGAATGATCAGGCCCAGCACCGCCGACTTGGTCGCCGCCGCGCCGACATAGGCCAGCACGATCTCCAGCGACGACACCGGCGCCGACAGGATCTCGTAGATCGTCCCCGTGAACTTGGGGAAGTAGATGCCGAACGAGGCGTTGAAGATCGACTGTGTGAACAGGCTGAGCATGATCAGTCCCGGCACGATGAAGGCGCCGTAGGGCACGCCGTCCACCTGTTGCATGCGGCTGCCGATGGCGCCGCCGAAGACGACGAAATACAAGGCCGTGGTGATCACCGGCGTGACCACGCTCTGCCACAGGGTGCGCAGCGCGCGCGCCATCTCGAAGCGATAGATGGCCCAGACGCCGTATCCGTTGAAGGTCATGCCGCGGCTCCGTTCTGGTGGACCAGGCTGACGAAGATGTCTTCCAGCGAGCTCTGGCGGGTGTTCAGGTCCTTGAAGCCGATGTTCAGCCCCTCAAGCCGGCGGATCAGCGAGGGCACGCCCGTATCGTCGGCGTTGGCGTCGAAACTGTATTCCAGCTCGCCGCCCTCGTTCTTCAGCGTCAGGTCCCAGTCGGACAGGTCGGCGGGCAGGGCGGCCAATGGCTCGATCAGGTTCAGCGTCAGGGTCTTCTTGCCCAGCTTCTTCATCAGGGCCGACTTCTCCTCGACCAGGATCAGCTCGCCCTTCAGGATCACGCCCACCCGGTCGGCCATCTCCTCGGCCTCTTCGATGTAGTGGGTGGTCAGGATGATGGTGACGCCGCGCTCGCGCAGCTTCCTGACCATGGCCCACATGTCGCGGCGCAGCTCGACATCGACCCCGGCGGTCGGCTCGTCCAGAAACAGGATGTCCGGCTCGTGGCTCAGGGCCTTTGCGATCATCACCCGCCGCTTCATCCCGCCCGACAGCGTCATGATCTTGGCGTCGCGCTTGTCCCACAGCGACAGGTCCTTCAGCACGCCCTCGATGAAGGCGGGGTTCGGCGCCTTGCCGAACAGGCCCCGGCTGAAGGTGACGGTGGCCAGGACGGTCTCGAAGGCGTCGGTGGTCAGCTCCTGCGGCACCAGACCGATCTTGGTGCGGGCGGCGCGGAAATCGGACTGGATGTCATGGCCGTCGGCGACCACCGTCCCGGTCGTGGGCGTGACGATGCCGCAGACGATGGAGATCAACGTGGTCTTGCCCGCGCCGTTCGGACCCAGCAGGGCGAAAATCTCGCCCTTGTCGATCGTCAGGTCGATGCGCTTCAACGCCTGATGCCCCGACTTGTAGGTCTTGGTCAGGCCGTCGATCTCGATTACGGGCATGGGCTTTCCTTTCCGGCGCGCGCGGAGGCGCGGGCCGGGTGTGGCGGCAATATGGCGTGCCTGACGCCCGACTCAAGTGGCGGCAGCGCTCAAGAGACGCCAAGTCGTTGTTAACCCGATTGTCGCACGGTGCCGGCTTGAGTTGAGTTTTGGCAGGAGCTTTCGTGCCGTCCCTGTCCGCCGCCCACCACGCCGCTCTGACGGCGATCGTCGAGGCCTGCCCCGACGCATCGCTGGGGATGCTGGGCGCGGCTGTGGCGGCGCTGAAGGGCGACAAGGCGGTTGAACTGTCAAACATCGTCGCCGCAGAGGCGCGCGATCGCGCCCGTCGCGGCACGGCCTTCGCCCCTCTGCTGCCGCTGTTTCAGCCGCGCGCCGACGGCGTGCCGGCCCTAGTCTTTCCGCCTCTGGTCCTGAAACGGGTCTGGCGCGAGGCGGTCAAGGGCGAGGAGGATTTCCTGCCCCTGCTGGACGGGGCCGTGGCCGTGGACGGCGAATGGACCCTGGCCGCCGATCGGCTGTGCGCCAAGGCGGCCGCCGTGCTGCGCGACCGGCCGCGCGACGTCTGGCCGGAGTTTCAGCGTCCCGCCGACGACCAGCCCCCATCCACCCCGGTCGAACTGGCCGGCTGTTTCGACCTGACGCCTCTGGCCCGCAGCGCCCTGCCGCGCCTGCCCGTCTGGCTGGAACGCCCCGACGACAACCAGCTGGCGGGGCTGAGGCTGCTGATCCAGGACTGTCTGGCGATGTCGCCGGACGGCGGGCGGCGCATGATCGACATCCTGTTCGCCCATGTGGCGGACGCCGAGCGGATGCTGCGGGTCGTGACGCGCACCAGCCGCCTCGCCGACCGTGAAATCACCCTCAGCCATTCCGACATGGGCGTCTTCGTCGAGCGGCTACTGACCTCCGTTCAGGCGCGGGTGCAGAAGATCGCCGTCGTGGTCCGATCGTCGCTGGGCGAGACCGCGATGCTGGGCGTGGTGGACGACGTCAACTGGTGCGCGGGCGTGCTGGCCGAGATGGACCTCAGTTTGCAGGTGCGGCCCGATTCAAGCTGGGGCAAGGCGGCGCGGATGGCGCGGGTTCAGGTGTCGGGACAGCTTTCGGGTCTGATGAAATCCGCCTCCAGCGCCGTCCACGCCGCCCTGCCTATGAAGCGTCAGGTCATCACCGGACGCATGACGCGTATGTCGCCCTGGCTGGAGGCGCCGGCCGATGGCGAACCGATCGAGGCGGCGGCGGCCTTGCTGGCGGCGGTGGCGGCCCTGCGCGGCGCGGCCGTCACCTTCGGCTGTGAAGCCGATCGCTCGGGATT
This genomic interval carries:
- a CDS encoding peptide MFS transporter, producing the protein MNIVVALGLIITFATGVPVLMQILKNHPRGLIILFFAEMWERFSYYGMRGILIFFLTQHFLFDDAMAGSTYGSYTSLVYLLPLLGGIMADRFIGTRKAVAFGALLLVAGHGMMAFEGRPATETLTYAGQTYQIDAEGRGAAREVSIVVNGQKYAFEAAENGLAIEGLPAASPLPAVLPTGEYKIDATRDMAGVNVFYLAVSFIIMGVGFLKPNISTIVGQLYPQGDPRRDSGFTLYYYGINLGAFWAAVLCGLLGQTVGWWAGFGLAGVGMALGWIVFVLGKPLLQGKGEPPAEANLSKPMLGPINREWSIYLLSILGVGVVWFMVQRNALVGWVLGAATVASLLFILYVIVKVCENKAQRERMMLALVLIFGSVVFFTLFEQAGTSLNLFADRNVDLSITPQAFQLLGVTVGTPAQIAAAGLSTSGPWIDATITAAQTQSFNAGFILIFAPIMAALWAFLGKRNLDPNPTLKFGLGLLQVGLGFMIVVWGAGMANSAFQMPLLLLGLLYLFHTTGELFLSPVGLSEITKLSVAKVVSFMMAVWFLASSIAQYVGGWIAGLAGTETVGGQVLNPGLALQTSLEVFKLLGLWGMGIGVAFIVVSHFIKGWSHGANDGDDHPGPVLNDRGQEDGNVARPAASTPSH
- a CDS encoding TonB-dependent siderophore receptor, producing the protein MTKTLLLASTALLFTAGAAFAADASNADKPQVAEAPVPTGPTSQAPLADASQRGVLVFTPDFFAAQRPNTALDMVNRVPGFSIDNGSGARGFEGAVGNVLINNNRPASKNDSGSNVLGRTLANQVERIELIRGGAPGIDMQGYSVVVNVILKTTDSRQSILTWNAMLFEGGHDIYGGSYQFTQNKGDRSWGVTLSDGMGSSDSNGVGRSIRRNAAGDVIRDERFENDGWGGGQSIRGNYTGPVFGGKLEGTARYGLNDYQNWTELSSPTSLRRSDYAEDGDSGELGLTWTRTLNPRWTLETRLIHEFSSFDSVSGSNETLNGTAAPEQQFKSDGDSSESILRALVRHERSPALTIEAGAEIAYNMLDVNQAFTIGGVGVPLPSASVKVEETRGEAFSKATWRINPKLTLEGGVRLEASTISQSGDADQEKSFFFAKPRVLATWTPMANNQLRFRFERELGQLDFGDFAASAELSDGTVFGGNVDLEPEQRWISELSYERRFWGEGVVSIGYRHDRIIDVIDRLPLPGGLSATGNIGDGTLDQLSLNVVVPLDKVGISGARFTFQNDWNKTSVTDPTTGEDRRISGVRPSQANVGFQQDITSWKTQWGINWLPRLGQATYDPDQTFAWRGADYLEAFVEYKPSPTLSLRAQLNLWDDFTQQRTVYATRNPRTVAFVEERSIDPRTFVSLRVRKTF
- a CDS encoding TraB/GumN family protein, whose protein sequence is MTLTTAPAVAQDAPSDAVEDIVVTARRIEAPMWEVRRGDSVLILVGSIDGLPRKMEWRTDALISAVDRADRVLFPVEGRASLADVGRLIWRFRTLTRLPNGRTSADYLSPDLEARVESLTGEGPTRDSMLILSGDLMELGGYSSGGRPVSGLVRQATRANRTPAEPVGIFRGDELIEKVLTTPPERYLDCIDAAATAAEAGVEAGAQRAENWRLRRIPAVLDSPLEKAATACSYWSVMAQADDLRRIWNTAVDKALTEVGVTVAIAPLRLLAEPNGVLDRLEAEGLEPIGPEWRPSAPAQSAR
- the tldD gene encoding metalloprotease TldD: MTVHASPPPILDAAGVDTDEALSILKTALAGADDGELFLERSESESLVFDDGRLKSAAYDATEGFGLRVVAGETAGYAHANEISAAALRRAADSAALAKQGHEARVAEGPRATNQKLYGEVDPLASPAFSDKIALLAEIDAWARARDPRVVQVSASLIGERRAIEILRADERAVRDVRPLVRLNVSVTVEQNGKRESASSGAGGRAGFEAWVAPERWQAQVDEALRQALVNLDAVDCPAGEMDVVLGAGWPGVLLHEAIGHGFEGDFHRKGSSVFNGMMGQRVAAPGVTVVDDGSIAGRRGSLSVDDEGTPTSRTVLIEDGIMVGLMHDRLSARQLGVAATGNGRRQSFAHMPMPRMTNTFMEGGRDSKADMIANTKRGLYAANFSGGQVDITNGKFVFQCNEAYLIEDGVITAPVRGATLIGDGATALTKIQMVGDDFAFDPGVGVCGKAGQGVPVGIGQPSLKIGGLTVGGTAV
- a CDS encoding ABC transporter permease, with the protein product MTFNGYGVWAIYRFEMARALRTLWQSVVTPVITTALYFVVFGGAIGSRMQQVDGVPYGAFIVPGLIMLSLFTQSIFNASFGIYFPKFTGTIYEILSAPVSSLEIVLAYVGAAATKSAVLGLIILATAAFFVPLQILHPVWMMAFLILISVTFSLFGFIIGVWANGFEQLQMIPMLVVTPLTFLGGAFYSIDMLPDGWRTVTLFNPVVYLISGFRWAFYGQGDVAIGVSVAATLGFFAVCLGIVMWMFKTGYRLKN
- a CDS encoding ABC transporter ATP-binding protein, encoding MPVIEIDGLTKTYKSGHQALKRIDLTIDKGEIFALLGPNGAGKTTLISIVCGIVTPTTGTVVADGHDIQSDFRAARTKIGLVPQELTTDAFETVLATVTFSRGLFGKAPNPAFIEGVLKDLSLWDKRDAKIMTLSGGMKRRVMIAKALSHEPDILFLDEPTAGVDVELRRDMWAMVRKLRERGVTIILTTHYIEEAEEMADRVGVILKGELILVEEKSALMKKLGKKTLTLNLIEPLAALPADLSDWDLTLKNEGGELEYSFDANADDTGVPSLIRRLEGLNIGFKDLNTRQSSLEDIFVSLVHQNGAAA